The Anolis carolinensis isolate JA03-04 chromosome 2, rAnoCar3.1.pri, whole genome shotgun sequence genome has a window encoding:
- the LOC134295865 gene encoding killer cell lectin-like receptor subfamily F member 1 encodes MREMEDNTPPTVPPTAKQKRIADFNTNHFSALAESDNVELNSTCQVCPAYWFLHKNKCYWWQSDHRIKNWSDSRNDCTARNSHLLVIKDKEVLDFLTKFTQDKHYPYWIGLSLSQPENKWMWITGSQMDRNITQEPNHDEGQYCGAIRNSKILADICSIEFRWICQQDTILI; translated from the exons ATGAGAGAAATGGAGGATAACACTCCCCCAACAGTCCCTCCAACAGCCAAGCAAAAGAGGATTGCTGACTTTAACACAAACCATTTCTCAGCTCTTGCCGAAAGTGATAATGTGGAAT TGAATTCTACTTGCCAGGTTTGCCCTGCATATTGGTTTCTCCACAAGAACAAGTGCTATTGGTGGCAGTCAGATCATCGTATTAAAAACTGGAGTGACAGCAGAAATGACTGCACAGCAAGGAATTCTCACCTCCTGGTCATCAAAGACAAGGAGGTCTTG GATTTCTTAACCAAATTCACCCAGGATAAACATTACCCATACTGGATTGGACTGTCTTTATCACAGCCAGAGAACAAATGGATGTGGATTACAGGCTCCCAAATGGACAGGAATAT AACCCAAGAACCAAACCATGACGAAGGACAATATTGTGGAGCAATAAGGAACAGCAAAATCCTAGCAGACATCTGCAGCATTGAATTCAGGTGGATTTGCCAGCAGGACACTATCTTGATATGA